From one Lactiplantibacillus paraplantarum genomic stretch:
- a CDS encoding mucin-binding protein, whose translation MTFNRNATIDEVDNTLVYTAWQTGDAATGRYVTVMSPVITGYTADKPSVAGNDAVASTDSNTTSTVTYRVNTEKATVMYVDQTTGQTIKTEPLQGAYGTTDAYTTTDTIAAYENDGYELVSSTFPTAGVVYDEDGTVKSYTVTLKHKFVTVTPDNPGTPDQPIDPANPDGPKYPAGTTAADLTTSVSQTIKYQYQNGAVAGADNVQTITFNRNVTLDEVDGTLVYTDWLNGDVATTGSYNTVASSVLTGYTADKTSIAGNDAVTSTAQDTTVVVTYTANPETATVTYIDATTGQTLDIKTLTGDFNTSSDYRTTDTIANYIKVGYALVASDYPATGVMFDEDGTVKTYTVTLKHKMMTVTPTDPGTPGQPIDPANPDGPKYPAGTTTQALTKQVSQTIKYQYQNGDTLGTKNVQTITFNRNATIDEVDGTLVYTAWVTGNSETGHYEAVDSPVITGYTADKMSIAGNNVANTAQDTTEIVTYTANSETATVTYIDTTTGQILDVVTLTGDFATQSAYRTTDMITKYVKNGYVLGRDEYPASGATFNADGVVRNYFVRLAHAIDSTTATKTITQTVHYQNMAGTQLHADTVRTITFIRVKTIDRVTGEITYGNWSINQAGNRFETVAAISIPGYQPTTTGTQVVTVTPGSADDVQTIRYVADTPATSETPKTPAGTITIKTPDKVNPGKPTPPKTTKQVVQAKQPGNIDQSIRTAIADETTVKLAKSAKTVKAMPDRKSTATHKQARLPQTNDDRQASVAAELLGLTAATLLVGLGALLKKHRD comes from the coding sequence GTGACCTTCAATCGTAACGCAACGATTGATGAAGTTGATAACACGCTGGTCTATACGGCTTGGCAAACTGGTGACGCGGCGACTGGTCGTTATGTAACTGTTATGTCACCAGTAATTACCGGCTATACGGCTGACAAGCCAAGCGTTGCTGGTAACGATGCCGTGGCAAGTACTGATTCTAATACGACTAGCACCGTTACGTATCGTGTTAACACTGAAAAAGCTACGGTAATGTATGTGGACCAAACGACCGGGCAAACGATTAAGACGGAGCCATTACAGGGGGCCTACGGGACAACCGATGCTTACACAACGACTGACACAATCGCAGCTTACGAGAACGATGGTTATGAATTAGTGAGCTCAACATTTCCAACGGCTGGGGTGGTCTACGATGAAGATGGAACGGTCAAATCCTACACTGTCACGTTGAAGCATAAGTTCGTGACGGTCACACCCGATAACCCTGGGACGCCCGACCAACCAATTGATCCCGCCAACCCAGATGGACCGAAATATCCAGCCGGAACAACGGCGGCAGATTTGACTACTTCAGTTAGTCAAACAATCAAGTACCAGTATCAGAATGGTGCGGTTGCTGGCGCCGACAATGTCCAAACAATCACCTTCAATCGGAACGTCACGCTTGATGAAGTCGATGGCACGTTAGTTTATACGGATTGGTTGAATGGGGACGTGGCAACTACTGGTAGCTATAACACGGTGGCCTCATCAGTGCTTACTGGTTATACGGCCGATAAGACGAGTATTGCTGGTAACGATGCCGTGACAAGTACGGCTCAAGATACTACGGTTGTCGTGACGTATACAGCTAATCCAGAAACCGCCACGGTGACATATATTGATGCAACGACTGGTCAAACACTTGATATCAAAACTTTAACTGGCGACTTCAATACTTCATCAGATTACCGGACAACTGATACGATTGCCAATTATATTAAAGTTGGTTATGCCTTAGTAGCTAGTGATTATCCGGCAACGGGTGTCATGTTTGATGAAGATGGGACGGTCAAGACTTATACGGTGACGTTGAAACATAAAATGATGACGGTCACGCCAACTGATCCTGGAACTCCGGGGCAGCCAATTGATCCCGCCAACCCGGATGGACCGAAATATCCAGCAGGGACCACGACACAGGCTTTGACGAAACAAGTTAGTCAAACAATCAAATATCAATATCAGAATGGCGATACCCTTGGCACTAAGAATGTCCAAACAATTACCTTCAATCGTAATGCAACGATTGATGAAGTGGATGGCACACTAGTTTATACGGCTTGGGTGACCGGTAATTCTGAAACTGGTCATTATGAAGCGGTTGATTCGCCAGTGATTACCGGTTATACGGCCGATAAAATGAGTATTGCTGGTAACAATGTGGCCAATACGGCCCAAGATACGACCGAGATTGTGACGTATACGGCTAATTCGGAAACTGCCACAGTCACGTATATTGATACAACGACGGGGCAAATACTCGATGTCGTCACTTTAACCGGTGATTTTGCGACCCAGTCAGCTTATCGCACAACTGACATGATTACCAAGTATGTCAAGAATGGTTATGTATTAGGGCGTGATGAATATCCAGCTTCGGGTGCCACTTTCAATGCTGATGGTGTCGTTCGTAATTATTTCGTCCGCTTAGCACATGCAATTGATTCAACGACAGCGACCAAGACAATTACGCAAACTGTGCATTATCAGAATATGGCTGGCACGCAATTGCATGCGGATACGGTTAGGACCATTACATTTATTCGCGTTAAAACGATTGATAGGGTAACCGGTGAAATTACTTACGGCAACTGGTCAATTAATCAGGCCGGCAACCGGTTTGAGACGGTTGCTGCGATCAGTATTCCTGGCTATCAGCCGACGACAACGGGTACTCAAGTAGTAACGGTTACACCAGGTAGTGCTGATGATGTCCAAACGATTCGTTATGTGGCCGATACACCAGCAACGAGTGAAACACCGAAAACACCTGCGGGGACGATAACGATTAAAACACCGGACAAAGTTAATCCGGGTAAGCCAACACCCCCAAAAACTACCAAGCAGGTTGTTCAAGCAAAGCAACCAGGAAACATTGATCAATCCATTCGAACAGCAATCGCTGATGAAACGACAGTTAAATTAGCCAAATCCGCTAAGACGGTAAAAGCAATGCCAGATCGTAAGTCAACGGCAACGCACAAGCAAGCGCGGTTGCCGCAAACTAATGATGACCGACAAGCCAGCGTAGCGGCCGAGCTACTTGGATTGACCGCAGCAACCTTGTTGGTGGGGCTGGGGGCGCTCCTAAAAAAACATCGTGATTAG
- a CDS encoding TetR/AcrR family transcriptional regulator has translation MTDFRIKKTDDVITKSFVDLVIENGFDNVTVKDIALRSLISRKTFYLHYDDKFALTDAILQDILTWLDETLEKRRLLINQGVVLSNAISKLEPELRQLLTCWRRPINAIMTIPQAKMRLMDGLKDILGRHLQAAFKHPESDLEINVIGGMMLGMTEYYLQINDFPSGEELKQLSSSIRLILGE, from the coding sequence ATGACGGATTTTAGAATAAAAAAAACTGACGATGTGATCACCAAATCGTTTGTTGACCTAGTAATAGAGAATGGATTTGACAACGTGACTGTCAAGGACATTGCACTCAGATCTCTGATTAGTCGTAAAACGTTTTATTTACATTATGATGACAAATTTGCACTGACTGATGCGATATTACAAGATATTTTAACGTGGCTTGATGAGACATTGGAAAAAAGGCGTTTACTTATAAATCAGGGGGTGGTCTTAAGTAACGCCATTAGTAAACTAGAACCAGAACTTAGACAATTACTGACGTGTTGGCGCAGACCAATCAACGCGATAATGACAATTCCACAAGCTAAGATGCGACTAATGGATGGTCTTAAAGATATTTTAGGTCGTCATTTACAGGCAGCTTTCAAACATCCAGAGTCAGATTTGGAAATCAATGTTATTGGCGGCATGATGTTAGGCATGACTGAGTATTATTTGCAAATAAATGACTTTCCATCTGGTGAAGAACTGAAACAATTATCAAGTAGCATTAGATTGATACTTGGAGAGTAA
- a CDS encoding TetR/AcrR family transcriptional regulator, whose amino-acid sequence MSERMPRQLQTTNLIDHACIHLLKTTNFNQLTIKMILNQAGIARETFYHYYSDKYALLDHIEDQLINQIAFIFTAHQHDGDNTAPFHEVLNYLYQQRQIVLTLLQCAASQLTHKIHRLIMTKIGRQSTLQTAVTPLAGDVTTHLAQELLITNLLTILKFWLSQPTVATPAVAYTIFIQSRTLTPADLAKLAQVNW is encoded by the coding sequence ATGTCCGAAAGAATGCCCCGTCAATTACAGACAACCAATCTAATTGACCACGCCTGTATTCACTTGCTTAAAACGACTAATTTCAACCAATTAACCATCAAAATGATTCTCAATCAAGCCGGGATTGCTCGTGAGACCTTTTATCATTACTATTCTGACAAATATGCCTTGCTCGACCACATTGAAGATCAACTGATTAATCAGATTGCTTTTATTTTTACAGCCCATCAACATGACGGCGATAATACTGCACCCTTCCATGAAGTCCTCAACTATCTCTATCAGCAGCGCCAAATCGTCCTAACTTTATTGCAATGTGCTGCCTCCCAGCTCACCCATAAAATCCATCGGCTCATTATGACCAAAATCGGCCGTCAATCTACTCTTCAAACAGCAGTTACACCACTGGCTGGTGACGTTACAACTCACTTGGCACAGGAACTACTGATTACCAATCTCTTAACCATCTTAAAATTTTGGCTGTCACAACCCACCGTAGCAACACCAGCCGTGGCATACACCATTTTTATTCAAAGTCGCACACTGACTCCAGCCGACTTGGCAAAGCTTGCTCAGGTGAACTGGTAA
- a CDS encoding ABC transporter ATP-binding protein has translation MIEIHELTKRYGEKTALDQLTLTIAPGQIFGFLGHNGAGKSTTIKNLVSIIKPTSGTITVDGLDLERQRQAVKEKISYVPDTPDIFLQLSAMEYWDLIAAAYQQSETALEARRQQLVALFDMADHAEEPMASYSHGMRQKAILIGALLPDPDIWILDEPLQGLDPQAAFDLKNLMKAHAAKGKTVIFSTHNLDTAQQLCDRLAILKQGQLIYTGSVEQLLAQHPQQSLEAIYLQMAGRRTDDHLVDAIEGEHDA, from the coding sequence ATGATTGAAATTCACGAATTAACGAAGCGTTATGGGGAGAAGACGGCATTAGATCAGCTCACTTTAACGATTGCACCAGGCCAGATCTTCGGCTTCTTAGGCCATAATGGTGCCGGTAAATCAACGACAATCAAAAATTTAGTCAGCATTATTAAACCAACGAGTGGCACGATCACGGTCGATGGCCTAGACCTTGAACGGCAGCGGCAAGCCGTCAAAGAAAAGATCTCCTACGTGCCAGACACACCCGATATCTTTCTCCAACTTTCAGCGATGGAATATTGGGATTTGATAGCCGCGGCCTATCAACAATCAGAGACTGCGCTTGAAGCGCGACGGCAGCAGCTGGTAGCCTTGTTCGATATGGCCGACCACGCTGAAGAGCCGATGGCCAGCTATTCACATGGGATGCGTCAAAAAGCTATTTTGATTGGGGCGTTGCTGCCCGATCCCGATATTTGGATCTTGGATGAACCGCTACAAGGGTTAGACCCACAAGCCGCGTTTGACTTGAAAAATCTGATGAAGGCTCATGCTGCCAAAGGCAAGACAGTCATTTTTTCAACCCATAACCTGGATACGGCCCAGCAACTATGCGACCGCTTAGCGATTTTGAAACAGGGCCAATTAATCTATACTGGTTCGGTTGAGCAATTACTAGCCCAACATCCGCAACAATCACTTGAGGCGATTTATTTACAAATGGCCGGGCGTCGAACTGATGATCACTTAGTCGATGCGATTGAGGGTGAGCACGATGCATAA
- a CDS encoding anthranilate synthase component I family protein, whose product MNPTLPTLIPYRDHYPYVPVMVKRPLTAFDPLAVAKIVHQMGNGFALTIDRHQRYSYFSFEPQQSLTGQGLAKDDRPANETLQAILDQYRTPRIQGLPPFTGGLIGYFGYEYVQQFVSKLQLKSAATTGLDDLGLFLVTSVLVYDHRHHELGLTQLIPTVNLTATYAATQAKLTQKLTAIIQQLQQPLALPPFRLQQPLQMQADQATYARRVDHIRQHIYAGDIFQMIYANPCLGTMEGSLLAVYQQLQKTVAPYNCYFKQADFEMTAASPETLVTKDGEQVATYPLAGTRRRGRTPAEDQQLAHELQTSPKEVAEHNMLVDLGRNDLGQVAKFKSVRVTNLRRLIRYSQVMHLGSRVAAEVAPTTTALQVLAATFPAGTLAGAPKVEAMTLINHYEQVPRGVYGGCFGYLDCNGNLDMAIGIRLAYRMNERLVIPAGAGIVADSIGIQEFKECQNKQRVVVKAVQDAERLADDGIIN is encoded by the coding sequence ATGAATCCAACATTACCAACCTTAATCCCTTATCGAGATCATTATCCCTACGTGCCAGTGATGGTCAAACGGCCACTCACCGCTTTTGATCCACTCGCGGTAGCTAAAATTGTCCATCAGATGGGGAACGGTTTTGCACTAACGATTGATCGGCATCAGCGCTATAGTTATTTCAGTTTTGAACCGCAGCAAAGTCTCACGGGACAAGGGCTTGCCAAGGATGATCGCCCTGCTAATGAAACGCTACAAGCGATTCTAGACCAGTATCGAACGCCGCGAATTCAAGGTCTACCACCATTTACTGGTGGCTTGATAGGATACTTCGGTTATGAATACGTTCAACAATTTGTATCCAAGTTGCAATTAAAATCAGCAGCGACAACTGGCCTTGATGACCTGGGCTTATTCTTAGTCACGAGTGTCCTGGTCTATGACCACCGTCACCACGAGCTGGGGCTGACACAGCTGATCCCAACCGTTAATCTAACGGCCACTTACGCCGCAACACAAGCTAAGTTAACGCAAAAACTGACTGCCATCATTCAACAATTACAACAACCGTTAGCTTTGCCGCCGTTCCGCTTACAACAGCCGCTACAGATGCAAGCGGACCAGGCTACTTATGCGCGGCGCGTTGACCACATTCGACAGCACATCTACGCGGGCGATATTTTTCAAATGATTTATGCTAATCCGTGTTTGGGGACCATGGAGGGGTCATTACTGGCAGTTTATCAGCAACTTCAAAAAACGGTGGCACCATATAACTGTTATTTTAAACAAGCTGATTTTGAAATGACGGCAGCGTCACCAGAAACGTTAGTCACGAAAGATGGTGAACAGGTCGCAACGTATCCATTGGCGGGAACAAGGCGTCGCGGTCGAACACCTGCCGAAGATCAGCAGTTGGCCCATGAATTGCAAACCAGTCCTAAAGAAGTTGCCGAGCACAATATGTTAGTTGATCTGGGACGTAACGATTTAGGGCAAGTTGCAAAGTTTAAAAGTGTCCGGGTGACTAATTTGCGACGATTAATTCGTTATTCACAAGTCATGCACCTAGGGTCCCGCGTGGCCGCAGAAGTGGCGCCCACCACCACGGCACTCCAAGTACTTGCCGCTACTTTTCCAGCCGGGACGTTAGCCGGAGCGCCTAAGGTTGAAGCGATGACCCTGATTAATCATTATGAACAGGTCCCACGGGGCGTCTATGGTGGTTGTTTCGGCTACTTGGATTGTAACGGTAATTTGGACATGGCGATTGGTATCCGGCTGGCTTACCGAATGAATGAACGGTTGGTGATTCCAGCGGGTGCGGGGATTGTCGCTGACAGTATCGGCATCCAAGAATTTAAGGAGTGCCAGAACAAACAACGAGTGGTTGTTAAGGCAGTACAAGACGCAGAAAGGTTGGCCGACGATGGAATTATTAATTGA
- a CDS encoding anthranilate synthase component II, with translation MELLIDNYDSFTYNLYQLIGRLAPDVRVIKNDDLTVTAIKALQPAHIILSPGLGTPAHTGVSPQVVQQLAGQVPILGVCMGLEVMVTAFGGSLRAAQHLVHGQATLMHVQPSPLFKDCPMQFVAARYHSLVADSNCLPANFRIIGTSDDQEIMAVEDVGRQLYGVQFHPESAHAGNCWDGRGPVEFV, from the coding sequence ATGGAATTATTAATTGATAACTATGACAGTTTTACTTATAACCTGTATCAACTGATTGGTCGGTTGGCACCCGATGTCCGGGTGATTAAAAATGACGACTTAACGGTCACGGCAATCAAAGCGCTACAACCTGCTCATATTATTTTGTCACCAGGACTGGGAACGCCAGCCCATACGGGGGTCAGCCCACAGGTGGTACAACAATTAGCCGGTCAGGTGCCAATACTCGGCGTTTGTATGGGCTTAGAAGTCATGGTCACGGCTTTTGGGGGTTCGTTGCGGGCAGCCCAGCACTTAGTTCACGGGCAGGCTACGTTAATGCACGTGCAGCCGTCACCACTATTCAAAGATTGTCCGATGCAGTTCGTTGCGGCGCGCTATCACTCATTGGTAGCCGATTCTAACTGCTTACCCGCGAACTTTCGGATCATTGGGACAAGCGATGATCAGGAAATCATGGCGGTGGAAGATGTGGGTCGTCAACTGTATGGGGTTCAATTCCATCCCGAATCGGCCCACGCTGGAAATTGTTGGGACGGGCGGGGACCGGTCGAATTCGTTTAA
- the trpC gene encoding indole-3-glycerol phosphate synthase TrpC produces MILDQLVQASQQRVQAVPVRDRAKRIQQARKMTTPVLSFEAMLAQPGLQIIGEVKRASPSKGLIAAEFDYLQIAQDYVAAGIDAISVLTEPRYFKGQLSYLQTIAQTVSVPTLRKDFIVDASQIASARIAGASAVLLIVAILTPVQLQTFITLAHELNLSALVEVHTTAEIKQAVAAGARIIGINNRNLKDFSVDFATSCQLRQAVPAECYVVAESGIQTATQVQQLAAADFDGMLVGETLMRAPDKGQAVMQLRAGVRG; encoded by the coding sequence ATGATACTAGATCAACTCGTTCAGGCAAGCCAACAACGGGTTCAGGCAGTGCCAGTTAGGGATCGTGCGAAGCGCATCCAACAAGCTCGAAAAATGACCACACCCGTTTTATCATTTGAAGCAATGCTGGCCCAGCCGGGCTTACAGATAATTGGTGAAGTTAAGCGGGCGTCACCTTCTAAGGGGCTGATTGCGGCTGAGTTTGACTATTTACAGATTGCGCAAGACTATGTTGCTGCTGGGATCGATGCCATCTCGGTGTTGACCGAACCCCGGTATTTTAAAGGACAGTTGTCTTACTTACAAACTATTGCGCAAACGGTCTCGGTACCCACACTACGTAAAGATTTCATTGTGGATGCAAGCCAGATTGCGAGTGCTCGTATTGCTGGTGCTAGTGCGGTTTTATTGATTGTTGCTATTTTAACACCGGTTCAACTGCAGACTTTCATTACGTTGGCTCATGAGCTGAATTTAAGTGCGTTAGTAGAAGTTCATACAACGGCTGAGATTAAGCAAGCGGTGGCGGCTGGGGCCCGGATTATTGGCATTAACAATCGTAATTTGAAAGATTTTAGTGTCGATTTTGCAACGAGCTGCCAATTGCGGCAAGCAGTTCCGGCTGAGTGTTATGTGGTCGCCGAGTCTGGTATTCAAACGGCCACACAGGTTCAACAGTTGGCCGCTGCTGACTTTGACGGCATGCTAGTTGGCGAAACGTTGATGCGTGCACCAGATAAAGGTCAAGCCGTCATGCAACTGCGGGCGGGGGTGCGTGGATGA
- a CDS encoding phosphoribosylanthranilate isomerase, translating to MTQIKICGLMRPADVVMVNRAQPDAIGMVFAPGRRRQITVATARQLAQQLDSRIRRVGVFTTNQLSEILALVQQHIIQVVQLHAAVDDPRIASLMAAHVPVIQAMPPANATQCQADYLLLDNARPGSGQVLDWNQLQSQRPIRPFILAGGLTPTNVVTAINKLHPAMVDVASGVETAGNKDREKIDLMVQRAHQMGVSAPLLTRNMEELA from the coding sequence ATGACTCAAATCAAAATTTGTGGCTTAATGCGACCAGCAGATGTCGTGATGGTTAATCGGGCACAACCGGATGCGATTGGAATGGTGTTTGCCCCTGGCCGGCGACGCCAAATCACAGTGGCGACTGCGCGCCAACTAGCCCAGCAGTTAGATTCGCGTATTCGGCGAGTCGGCGTGTTTACAACTAATCAATTATCGGAAATTTTAGCTCTCGTGCAACAGCACATTATTCAGGTGGTCCAGCTACACGCTGCCGTCGATGATCCCCGGATTGCGTCCTTAATGGCCGCCCATGTGCCGGTGATTCAAGCGATGCCACCAGCGAATGCTACGCAATGTCAAGCGGATTACTTATTGTTGGATAATGCCCGTCCAGGTAGTGGACAGGTGTTGGATTGGAATCAATTACAATCACAGCGTCCCATCCGGCCGTTTATCTTGGCTGGTGGTTTAACACCGACGAATGTCGTAACGGCAATTAACAAGTTACACCCGGCAATGGTCGATGTGGCTAGTGGCGTCGAGACGGCCGGCAATAAGGACCGTGAAAAAATCGATCTGATGGTCCAACGGGCGCACCAAATGGGCGTATCAGCACCATTACTAACGAGAAATATGGAGGAATTAGCATGA
- the trpB gene encoding tryptophan synthase subunit beta encodes MIKNQSQAGRYGDFGGQYVPETLMTELQRLDRAFQHYRQDAQFQAELTDLLNNYANRPSLLYHAQRLSDQLGGAQIYFKREDLNHTGAHKINNVLGQALLAKKMGKKRLIAETGAGQHGVATATIAALFGMECEVFMGKEDTDRQALNVYRMQLLGAKVHPVTTGSMVLKDAINAALQEWTQRCDDTAYIMGSATGPHPFPMMVHEFQSVISVEARQQILDQTGHLPDAVVACVGGGSNAIGSFAAFLDDSSVQLIGCEAAGKGVQTPLTAATIERGRTGIFHGMKSLFLQDAAGQIAPVYSISAGLDYPGVGPEHAYLAISGRAQYVGITDDQAVQAFELIAKVEGVICAIESAHAVAYVQQLAPTMRRDQTIICTLSGRGDKDVAAIAKYRGVTIDD; translated from the coding sequence ATGATTAAAAATCAATCACAAGCAGGTCGTTACGGCGACTTTGGGGGTCAGTACGTTCCAGAAACCTTAATGACCGAGCTACAGCGTCTGGACCGTGCCTTTCAACATTACCGGCAGGATGCGCAGTTTCAAGCAGAGTTGACTGACTTATTGAATAACTATGCGAACCGACCATCGTTGTTGTACCATGCACAACGGTTATCAGATCAATTAGGTGGTGCCCAGATTTATTTTAAACGTGAGGACTTGAACCATACGGGCGCCCACAAGATTAATAATGTCTTGGGACAGGCACTACTGGCAAAAAAGATGGGCAAGAAACGGCTGATTGCTGAAACTGGGGCCGGTCAGCATGGGGTGGCAACTGCGACCATCGCGGCGCTGTTCGGGATGGAATGTGAGGTCTTCATGGGTAAGGAAGATACGGATCGCCAAGCCCTGAATGTTTATCGGATGCAACTATTAGGGGCCAAGGTCCATCCGGTCACGACTGGATCGATGGTACTGAAAGACGCGATTAACGCGGCCTTGCAAGAATGGACGCAACGTTGTGATGATACGGCTTATATTATGGGGTCGGCGACGGGGCCACACCCATTTCCAATGATGGTGCATGAGTTCCAGAGTGTTATCAGTGTTGAGGCGCGACAGCAGATTCTTGACCAAACGGGCCATTTGCCGGATGCAGTCGTGGCTTGTGTTGGTGGTGGTAGCAACGCCATTGGCAGTTTTGCAGCGTTTCTTGATGACTCATCCGTTCAGTTGATTGGTTGCGAGGCAGCTGGCAAGGGCGTTCAAACGCCGTTGACGGCCGCGACGATCGAGCGTGGCCGAACTGGCATCTTCCATGGTATGAAATCACTATTTTTACAAGATGCGGCGGGACAAATTGCCCCGGTTTATTCGATCTCAGCCGGACTTGATTATCCGGGTGTCGGACCGGAGCACGCCTATCTAGCTATAAGTGGTCGGGCCCAATATGTGGGGATCACCGATGATCAAGCAGTGCAGGCGTTTGAGCTGATCGCCAAAGTGGAAGGGGTAATCTGTGCGATTGAGAGTGCCCATGCGGTGGCCTACGTGCAACAATTAGCACCAACCATGCGTCGTGATCAAACCATTATTTGTACGCTGTCCGGTCGTGGTGATAAAGATGTGGCGGCCATTGCTAAGTATCGGGGGGTGACGATTGATGACTGA
- the trpA gene encoding tryptophan synthase subunit alpha: protein MTDLTTIFQDHKAFIAFVVAGDPNFAATVTQVVALAEAGCDLVEIGIPFSDPVADGPEIQAADLRAFDQHITPQRVFELVAAIREKTAVPLVFLTYANIVYQFGYADFAQRCQKLNVAGLIIPDLPLEESGELRPTLDQYGIALIPLIAPTSDDARIAAIAHQARGFIYVVSSLGVTGTRQHITTDLATLVAKIRHATTLPVAIGFGIHEPAQAQAMAQVADGVIVGSAVVHLIATHQPATAVLTDYTRRMRRALDGHTADTVD, encoded by the coding sequence ATGACTGATCTAACAACAATTTTTCAAGATCATAAGGCGTTTATTGCCTTTGTTGTGGCTGGTGATCCTAATTTTGCAGCAACGGTCACCCAGGTAGTCGCGTTAGCGGAAGCGGGCTGTGACCTCGTTGAGATTGGCATTCCGTTTTCGGACCCCGTGGCTGATGGGCCCGAAATTCAGGCTGCTGACTTACGCGCTTTTGACCAACACATCACCCCCCAACGGGTTTTTGAATTGGTCGCGGCAATTCGAGAAAAAACGGCCGTTCCACTCGTGTTTTTAACTTATGCGAATATTGTTTATCAGTTCGGCTATGCCGACTTTGCGCAACGGTGCCAAAAGTTAAATGTGGCTGGCTTGATTATTCCCGATTTGCCACTAGAGGAGTCTGGTGAGCTCCGGCCAACTTTAGACCAGTATGGTATCGCTTTGATCCCGTTGATTGCGCCGACGAGTGATGACGCACGTATCGCCGCGATTGCCCACCAGGCACGAGGCTTTATCTACGTCGTGTCATCGTTAGGTGTAACTGGAACCCGTCAGCACATTACGACTGATTTAGCGACGTTGGTGGCGAAGATTCGTCATGCGACCACGTTACCTGTCGCGATTGGTTTTGGTATCCATGAGCCAGCGCAAGCCCAAGCCATGGCACAAGTTGCTGATGGGGTCATCGTTGGTAGTGCGGTCGTGCATTTGATTGCGACACATCAACCAGCGACGGCAGTGCTAACTGATTATACGCGACGGATGCGCCGCGCATTGGATGGTCATACCGCCGATACGGTTGATTGA
- a CDS encoding cysteine hydrolase family protein produces MADVLIIIDMQIGVCCGPQPVANLTTVMSGIQQRIAKYRSQNKPIVFVQHHDADLVTGSTDWQIMPALPIEATDIVVHKTHANAFYQTDLQAQLTMLGCQSLEICGAQVEFCVDTTIKMAHGLGYQLKMVRGLTTTTANPMMSAQQTIDFYQDRIWNHRFLTLVTA; encoded by the coding sequence ATGGCTGATGTATTGATTATTATTGATATGCAAATTGGCGTCTGTTGCGGCCCGCAACCCGTTGCCAATCTGACGACTGTAATGTCGGGAATCCAACAGCGCATTGCAAAGTATCGGTCACAAAATAAGCCGATTGTGTTTGTTCAACATCACGATGCGGATTTGGTTACCGGTTCGACCGATTGGCAGATTATGCCAGCGCTGCCAATTGAAGCCACTGACATAGTAGTTCACAAAACGCACGCTAATGCTTTTTATCAGACGGATTTACAAGCCCAATTAACGATGCTTGGGTGCCAATCGCTTGAAATCTGTGGTGCTCAAGTCGAATTTTGCGTTGATACGACGATCAAGATGGCACACGGTTTGGGCTACCAACTTAAAATGGTGCGGGGACTGACTACGACGACGGCTAATCCGATGATGAGTGCCCAACAAACCATTGATTTTTATCAGGACCGGATTTGGAACCACCGTTTTTTGACCTTGGTGACGGCGTAA